A window of Ignavibacterium sp. contains these coding sequences:
- a CDS encoding NADH-quinone oxidoreductase subunit NuoF: MKNFDQLCCEKCWHTPQNPCEHFIQCCTEGPLCHSDEKCRIEISSLRKRLRYEEHELPIIIIGMGTCGLASGAGKVKEAIQEELKKLNIEAIVESTGCIGYCAVEPIVDVKLPGEDRVSYCEIIPKIVPKFLHTVLVEKKIFKEKLLGTHGKTNHDARNINEIPFFEFQRKIVLSNCGVINPDSIDTYLAYGGFKAFDRVVRLMKPEEVIKEISISGLRGRGGGGFPTGKKWELAHKQTADQKYLICNADEGDPGAFMDRSLLESDPFRVIEGMMIAAYAIGASQAYIYCRAEYPLAIEKLQNAINLCERYGILGNNILNTGFSLHIKIKKGAGAFVCGEETALIASIEGKRGMPRPRPPYPVQAGLWGKPTVINNVETFANVPPIIMMGGQEFAKIGTDKSKGTKVFALSGNVKNTGLVEVPMGTTLADVVFKIGGGIPNGKEFKAVQIGGPSGGCIPEHLIDTPVDYESLKEIGAMMGSGGFVVMDEDTCMVDVAKYFLTFIQQESCGKCVPCREGTKRMLEIIERIPQRYSSGKDKNEQLLRFKGMIHLQRLADVIKDTSLCGLGQSAPNPVLSGLRYFREEYEEHLYDRRCSAGVCKELLTFTIDNEKCTGCGICLRKCSVEAIVGEKGQAHYILDEKCIKCGMCVENCRFEAINVN; this comes from the coding sequence ATGAAAAACTTTGATCAGCTATGTTGTGAAAAATGCTGGCACACACCGCAAAATCCTTGTGAACATTTTATTCAGTGCTGCACAGAAGGTCCACTTTGTCACAGCGATGAGAAATGTCGGATTGAAATTTCATCATTAAGAAAGAGATTGCGATATGAAGAACACGAACTTCCAATCATAATAATTGGAATGGGAACTTGCGGACTTGCTTCTGGTGCCGGAAAAGTTAAAGAGGCAATTCAGGAGGAATTAAAAAAATTAAACATTGAAGCTATCGTTGAATCAACAGGATGTATTGGTTATTGTGCTGTTGAACCAATTGTAGATGTCAAACTTCCTGGTGAAGACAGAGTTTCTTACTGCGAAATAATTCCCAAAATAGTTCCTAAGTTTTTACATACTGTGTTGGTTGAAAAGAAAATCTTCAAAGAAAAACTTTTGGGAACTCACGGCAAAACAAATCATGATGCAAGAAACATAAATGAAATTCCATTCTTCGAATTTCAGAGAAAAATTGTTTTATCAAATTGTGGAGTAATAAATCCTGATTCAATTGATACCTACTTAGCTTATGGTGGTTTCAAAGCTTTTGACAGAGTTGTGAGATTGATGAAACCCGAAGAAGTTATTAAAGAAATTTCTATCAGTGGATTAAGAGGCAGAGGTGGTGGAGGTTTTCCAACGGGAAAGAAATGGGAATTAGCTCATAAACAAACAGCAGATCAGAAATATTTAATTTGTAATGCTGATGAAGGTGATCCTGGTGCATTTATGGATCGTTCACTTCTTGAAAGTGATCCTTTCAGAGTAATTGAAGGAATGATGATTGCTGCTTATGCAATCGGAGCTTCGCAAGCTTACATTTATTGTCGTGCCGAATATCCGCTTGCAATTGAAAAACTTCAGAATGCAATTAACCTTTGTGAAAGATATGGAATTCTCGGAAACAACATTCTTAACACGGGATTTTCACTTCACATTAAAATTAAAAAAGGAGCAGGTGCTTTTGTTTGTGGTGAAGAAACAGCACTGATAGCTTCTATCGAAGGTAAAAGAGGAATGCCAAGACCTCGTCCACCATATCCTGTGCAAGCCGGACTTTGGGGTAAACCAACAGTTATAAATAATGTTGAGACTTTTGCTAATGTTCCTCCTATCATAATGATGGGCGGACAAGAGTTTGCAAAAATCGGAACGGATAAATCTAAAGGCACAAAAGTTTTTGCACTTAGTGGTAATGTTAAAAACACCGGTCTTGTAGAAGTACCGATGGGAACAACTCTGGCAGATGTTGTTTTCAAAATTGGTGGTGGAATTCCAAATGGAAAAGAATTTAAGGCAGTTCAGATTGGAGGACCATCAGGTGGTTGCATTCCTGAACATCTGATTGATACACCGGTTGATTACGAATCACTCAAGGAAATTGGTGCGATGATGGGTTCGGGTGGATTTGTTGTAATGGATGAAGATACCTGTATGGTTGATGTTGCAAAATACTTTTTAACATTCATTCAGCAGGAAAGTTGTGGTAAGTGTGTTCCTTGTCGTGAAGGAACAAAAAGAATGCTTGAAATTATTGAAAGAATTCCTCAGCGATATTCATCCGGCAAAGATAAGAATGAACAGTTGTTAAGATTTAAAGGAATGATTCACTTACAGAGACTCGCTGATGTAATTAAAGATACTTCACTGTGTGGATTAGGACAATCAGCACCAAATCCTGTTTTATCCGGATTAAGATATTTCCGTGAAGAATATGAAGAACATTTATACGATAGAAGATGTTCTGCCGGAGTTTGTAAAGAACTTCTTACTTTCACAATTGATAATGAGAAATGCACCGGATGTGGAATCTGTTTGAGAAAATGTTCGGTCGAAGCAATTGTGGGAGAAAAAGGTCAGGCACATTATATACTTGATGAAAAGTGTATTAAGTGCGGAATGTGTGTAGAAAACTGTCGATTCGAAGCGATAAATGTTAATTAA
- a CDS encoding NADH-dependent [FeFe] hydrogenase, group A6, whose protein sequence is MVQLTINGIKVNAEEGMTILDAAKSVGITIPTLCHMKNLFPSGACRICSVEVEGFKGLTPACAYPVSDGLVVETDSPRVRRARKTIVELLVENHPQDCLICVRNKNCELQDLSERYGVREHRYVGETKSHAIDISSASMERDPAKCILCGRCVRACHEVQKIGAIDFTKRGFASIVTTPYNKGLNVSDCILCGQCILVCPTAALREKSSVKEVASALYDRKKYCIAQVAPAVRASIGEEYNMPLGTDVTGLLVTGLRRLGFKKVFDTNFAADLTIMEEASELINRIQNGGSLPMFTSCCPGWVKYAEMNNPEILDHISTCKSPHEMEGAVLKTYYARKMGIDPKDIFVVSIMPCTVKKYESARPELKEEVLPDVDAVLTTRELVRFFKIAGIDFNDLPESEFDNPLGESTGAAAIFGTSGGVMEAALRTAYWKLTGKELDKLEFEEIRGMEGVKEATVNINGMDINIAVVNGIGNVKQIVEEVAAGKSKHHFIEVMACPGGCINGGGQPIHQKPEKVMKRVKVLYQIDENAKHRRSHENESVKTLYREFFGEPNSHKAHEILHTEYFDKKKVLRN, encoded by the coding sequence ATGGTTCAGTTAACAATAAACGGAATAAAAGTAAATGCAGAAGAAGGAATGACAATTCTTGATGCTGCAAAGTCTGTTGGAATTACAATTCCAACTTTATGTCATATGAAAAACTTATTTCCATCCGGAGCTTGCAGAATATGTTCTGTTGAAGTTGAAGGATTTAAAGGATTAACACCTGCCTGTGCTTATCCCGTTTCCGATGGATTAGTTGTTGAAACAGATTCGCCTCGTGTAAGAAGAGCAAGAAAAACTATTGTTGAATTACTTGTGGAAAATCATCCGCAGGATTGTTTAATCTGCGTAAGAAATAAAAATTGTGAGTTGCAGGATTTATCCGAGAGATACGGAGTTCGTGAGCATCGTTATGTTGGTGAAACAAAATCTCACGCAATTGATATCTCAAGCGCTTCGATGGAAAGAGACCCTGCAAAATGTATTCTCTGCGGCAGATGCGTTCGTGCTTGTCACGAAGTTCAAAAAATCGGTGCGATTGATTTTACGAAAAGAGGATTTGCATCAATCGTTACAACTCCTTACAACAAAGGATTGAATGTAAGCGATTGTATTCTTTGCGGACAATGTATTCTTGTATGTCCAACAGCAGCATTAAGAGAAAAAAGCTCTGTAAAGGAAGTAGCTTCTGCACTTTACGACAGAAAAAAATATTGTATCGCTCAGGTTGCGCCTGCTGTTCGTGCTTCAATTGGTGAAGAATATAATATGCCTTTAGGTACGGATGTTACTGGTTTACTTGTTACCGGACTTCGTCGCCTCGGCTTCAAAAAAGTTTTTGATACAAACTTTGCCGCTGACTTAACAATTATGGAAGAAGCTTCCGAATTAATTAACAGAATTCAGAATGGCGGTTCACTACCGATGTTTACAAGCTGCTGTCCCGGTTGGGTTAAATATGCTGAGATGAACAATCCCGAAATACTTGATCATATTTCAACCTGTAAATCTCCACACGAAATGGAGGGAGCAGTTCTTAAAACCTATTATGCAAGAAAAATGGGAATTGATCCAAAAGATATTTTTGTCGTTTCGATAATGCCTTGCACAGTTAAGAAATATGAATCCGCCAGACCTGAACTGAAAGAAGAAGTTCTGCCTGATGTTGATGCTGTTCTGACAACAAGAGAGTTAGTTCGCTTCTTCAAAATTGCAGGAATTGATTTTAATGATTTGCCTGAAAGTGAATTTGATAATCCGCTGGGAGAATCAACCGGAGCTGCTGCAATATTCGGAACAAGCGGTGGTGTAATGGAAGCAGCATTAAGAACTGCTTATTGGAAACTTACAGGAAAAGAACTTGATAAACTTGAGTTTGAAGAAATACGCGGAATGGAAGGCGTTAAAGAAGCAACAGTCAATATCAATGGGATGGATATCAATATCGCAGTGGTGAATGGAATTGGTAATGTTAAGCAGATTGTTGAAGAAGTTGCAGCAGGAAAATCAAAACATCATTTCATTGAAGTGATGGCTTGTCCCGGTGGTTGCATCAACGGTGGCGGACAACCAATTCATCAGAAACCGGAAAAAGTAATGAAACGTGTTAAAGTACTTTATCAGATTGATGAGAATGCAAAGCACAGAAGATCACACGAGAATGAATCAGTTAAGACTTTGTACAGAGAATTTTTCGGTGAACCAAATTCTCACAAAGCTCATGAGATTCTTCATACTGAGTACTTTGATAAGAAAAAGGTTTTAAGAAATTAG
- a CDS encoding [Fe-Fe] hydrogenase large subunit C-terminal domain-containing protein, with product MNHAIVSTISDRCKRCYSCIRECPAAAIRVVDAQAQVIEERCIACGHCVKVCSQDAKQILSEIDLAFELLHTNKAVAIVAPSFAASFPENYKKVPTALRKLGFTQVVETAFGADLIANHYSEILKSEADKTIISSACPAVVSFIQKYYVELVPNLAKVVSPMIALGRYLKQESGDEIKIVFIGPCVAKKQEAVDDEVYGVIDAVLTFHELKEMFDEKQIEINLLEESEFDPPHAMMGKAYPLAGGLLKTTDINDDVLEKDIIVVEGKKKVLEIIEEIAHNNINAKFTDILFCEGCISGPAIDTTLNYYSRREKVIDYINDKINNVDRRVWKSNLYNARKLNLIRNFKADNQRRPMPSEEKIREILAQTKKFTPKDELNCGACGYETCREYAIAIAKGLAEKEMCLPYLIDELRNAYENLSNTQEQLRIAEKLASIGQLAAGVAHEINNPLGTILLYTSMLKKELEKYYNDDRYKSDFELIIEEANRCKNIVSNLLNFARQGKLNLREFDVKNSVEDVLKPFTVNPSYRNIDFILNVANNDCKIIADEDQLKQVFINLIKNACDAMSESEKKVLTVNLNCTDKEITIEFSDTGIGIPKENQSKIFTPFFTTKSIGKGTGLGLAISYGIIKMHKGNITFTSEEGKGTIFKITLPKNQLSNG from the coding sequence ATGAATCACGCAATAGTCAGTACAATAAGCGATAGATGTAAAAGATGTTACTCGTGCATAAGAGAATGTCCGGCTGCGGCTATTCGTGTTGTGGATGCTCAGGCGCAGGTTATTGAGGAGCGTTGTATTGCTTGCGGACATTGTGTTAAAGTCTGCTCGCAGGATGCTAAACAAATTTTATCTGAAATTGATCTCGCATTTGAACTCCTTCATACAAACAAAGCAGTTGCAATTGTTGCGCCTTCTTTCGCCGCTTCATTTCCGGAAAATTATAAGAAAGTTCCAACAGCACTGAGGAAACTTGGATTTACTCAGGTAGTTGAAACTGCATTCGGTGCTGATCTTATTGCAAATCATTATTCTGAAATTCTTAAATCAGAAGCTGATAAAACTATTATTAGCTCGGCTTGTCCTGCAGTTGTTAGCTTCATTCAGAAATATTATGTAGAGCTTGTTCCCAATCTTGCAAAAGTTGTTTCACCGATGATTGCGCTTGGCAGATATCTTAAACAGGAATCGGGCGATGAAATCAAAATTGTTTTCATTGGTCCTTGTGTTGCAAAAAAACAGGAAGCTGTTGATGATGAAGTTTATGGAGTGATTGATGCTGTTTTAACATTTCACGAATTAAAAGAAATGTTTGATGAAAAACAGATTGAGATAAATTTACTTGAAGAAAGTGAATTTGATCCTCCACATGCAATGATGGGAAAAGCTTATCCGCTTGCAGGAGGTTTACTTAAAACAACAGATATAAATGATGATGTACTCGAAAAAGATATCATTGTTGTTGAAGGAAAGAAAAAAGTGCTTGAGATAATTGAAGAGATTGCTCATAACAACATCAATGCAAAGTTTACTGACATTCTTTTCTGTGAAGGTTGTATCAGCGGTCCTGCAATTGATACAACTCTGAACTATTACTCACGACGAGAAAAAGTTATTGATTACATCAACGATAAAATTAATAATGTTGATAGAAGAGTCTGGAAAAGTAATCTCTACAATGCAAGAAAATTAAATCTCATAAGAAATTTTAAAGCCGATAATCAGCGGCGGCCAATGCCGAGCGAAGAAAAAATCAGAGAGATACTTGCACAGACAAAAAAGTTCACGCCCAAAGATGAACTCAATTGTGGTGCTTGTGGATATGAAACCTGTCGCGAATATGCTATTGCTATTGCAAAAGGTCTTGCCGAAAAAGAAATGTGTTTGCCTTATCTTATTGATGAACTGAGAAACGCTTATGAAAATTTGAGCAACACTCAGGAACAATTAAGAATAGCAGAGAAGCTTGCATCAATCGGACAGCTGGCTGCTGGTGTTGCACATGAAATTAATAATCCACTTGGCACTATTCTGCTTTATACTTCAATGCTGAAGAAAGAACTTGAAAAATATTATAATGATGATCGATATAAATCTGACTTTGAACTTATCATAGAAGAAGCAAACAGATGTAAAAATATAGTTTCAAATCTTTTGAACTTTGCACGGCAGGGAAAATTAAATCTCAGGGAATTTGATGTTAAAAATTCTGTTGAAGATGTTTTAAAACCTTTTACAGTAAATCCATCTTACAGAAATATTGATTTTATCTTAAATGTTGCCAATAATGATTGTAAGATTATAGCTGATGAAGATCAACTTAAACAAGTTTTTATTAATCTCATTAAAAATGCCTGTGATGCAATGAGTGAGTCTGAAAAGAAAGTACTTACTGTCAATTTGAACTGCACTGATAAAGAAATTACGATTGAATTTTCAGATACAGGCATAGGTATTCCAAAAGAAAATCAAAGTAAAATATTTACTCCTTTCTTCACTACTAAAAGTATTGGGAAAGGAACGGGTTTGGGTCTGGCAATTTCATACGGAATTATTAAAATGCATAAAGGAAATATTACTTTTACTTCCGAAGAAGGTAAAGGAACAATATTCAAAATAACTTTACCGAAGAATCAATTATCAAATGGTTAG
- a CDS encoding response regulator, producing MNEKKKILLVDDDLDLLEQNKILIESKGYEVITANSAKEGWEIFKKIKPDACVIDLIMEEYDSGFVLCHRIKKDEHGKNIPVFILTSATYDTGFKFGASTSEEREWINADELINKPVVIDEFVQKLENYFELNQRK from the coding sequence ATGAATGAAAAAAAGAAAATACTTTTAGTTGATGATGACCTCGATCTTCTTGAACAAAATAAAATTCTTATTGAATCAAAAGGTTATGAAGTAATTACTGCAAACAGTGCAAAAGAAGGTTGGGAAATCTTTAAAAAGATAAAACCTGATGCGTGTGTGATAGATTTAATTATGGAGGAGTATGATTCAGGTTTTGTTCTTTGTCATCGTATTAAAAAAGATGAACACGGAAAGAACATTCCTGTTTTCATATTAACTTCTGCAACTTATGACACTGGATTTAAATTCGGTGCATCGACAAGCGAAGAAAGAGAGTGGATAAATGCTGATGAACTGATTAACAAGCCAGTTGTTATTGATGAGTTTGTTCAGAAGCTTGAGAATTATTTTGAATTGAACCAAAGGAAATAG
- a CDS encoding response regulator, protein MQNAKPKILVVDDEKGLRIGVQRLLEMEGYEVDVAENGKEGIELGTKNDYDIAIIDLKMPDIEGIEVLKNIKQKFPNTVCFIATAFASYDTAIEATKLGAQSYIPKPFTPEELITEIKNGYQKRQLLLEEEKWRKEREERLLEVAFEKTRLNTIINSITDGVLVVNKEGLAVLFNPAVYKFLELSEIKVEEYILDKLRPEILELINKFLLSDSKEKRSYTIQLEVKPNREFFIEATASPVFHPGDNLAGVVIVFKDITELKKIELIKSQFVSMVSHELKAPIAAVYGFLKLMIDENIKLNEEQKKDYIQRSMVRLDGLLKMVNDLLDISRMELKTVRREIRKICLTEIIKNILELFQVEIQKSNITVNFNYQQNSFCIDADADEITRLFTNLISNAIKYNRPSGSITISINQTGNFLLTEIKDTGIGMKEEEKKKLFSEFFRAKNEFTKNISGTGLGLSIVKRIVDSYSGKIEVESEYGIGTTFRIYLPLSVN, encoded by the coding sequence ATGCAGAACGCAAAACCAAAAATATTAGTCGTTGATGATGAGAAAGGTCTTCGCATTGGTGTGCAGCGACTTTTAGAAATGGAAGGTTATGAGGTTGATGTTGCAGAAAACGGAAAGGAAGGGATTGAACTCGGGACGAAGAATGATTATGACATTGCCATCATTGATTTAAAGATGCCTGATATTGAAGGGATTGAAGTTCTTAAAAACATTAAACAAAAATTTCCGAACACAGTTTGTTTTATTGCCACTGCTTTTGCTAGTTATGATACTGCAATTGAAGCAACAAAACTTGGCGCACAAAGTTACATCCCAAAACCTTTCACGCCCGAAGAACTAATTACAGAGATAAAAAACGGTTATCAGAAAAGACAACTGTTACTTGAAGAAGAAAAATGGAGAAAAGAAAGAGAAGAAAGATTACTTGAAGTTGCTTTTGAAAAAACAAGACTTAACACAATTATCAATTCAATAACTGATGGAGTGCTTGTTGTTAACAAAGAAGGTCTTGCTGTTCTCTTTAATCCTGCTGTTTATAAGTTCCTTGAGCTTTCCGAAATAAAAGTTGAAGAATATATTCTTGACAAACTTCGCCCTGAAATACTTGAACTGATAAATAAATTTCTTCTTTCAGATTCGAAAGAAAAAAGGTCTTACACAATTCAATTAGAGGTAAAACCAAATCGTGAATTTTTTATCGAAGCGACTGCTTCACCTGTTTTTCATCCTGGTGATAATCTTGCCGGAGTTGTAATTGTTTTTAAAGATATAACTGAGCTGAAGAAAATTGAGCTGATAAAATCCCAGTTCGTTTCAATGGTTTCTCACGAATTAAAAGCACCGATTGCTGCTGTTTATGGTTTCTTAAAATTGATGATTGATGAAAACATTAAATTGAATGAGGAGCAGAAAAAAGATTATATTCAACGATCAATGGTTCGGCTTGATGGTTTACTGAAAATGGTAAATGATCTTCTTGATATATCAAGAATGGAATTAAAAACAGTGAGAAGAGAAATAAGAAAAATCTGTCTGACTGAAATTATTAAAAACATACTTGAATTGTTCCAGGTTGAAATTCAGAAATCAAATATCACTGTTAATTTTAATTATCAACAGAATAGTTTTTGTATTGATGCAGATGCAGATGAAATAACAAGATTATTCACCAATTTAATCAGTAATGCAATCAAGTATAACAGACCTTCGGGAAGTATAACGATAAGTATCAACCAAACAGGGAACTTCCTTCTCACTGAAATAAAAGACACCGGAATTGGAATGAAAGAAGAAGAGAAGAAAAAACTCTTTTCAGAATTCTTCAGGGCTAAGAATGAATTCACAAAAAATATAAGCGGCACAGGACTCGGATTATCAATCGTAAAACGCATTGTTGATTCATACTCAGGCAAAATTGAAGTTGAATCCGAATATGGTATCGGAACAACATTCAGGATTTATTTGCCTTTGTCAGTGAATTGA
- a CDS encoding M14 family metallopeptidase — protein MNYWLTHFEKSGMTESPDYYATLKYFEKFEKNFPYVKIQDIGTTPQGRKLKVIIVSKDKAFTPHKARKTKKAIVLIQNGIHSGEIEGKDACMLLLREILVTKEKSNLLDNLILLIIPVLNIDGHERISPFNRPNQNGPKQMGWRTNALNLNLNRDYLKADTPEIQSFLKLFNEWLPDFMIDNHTTNGADYQYHVTYGIETHQNIDRSLVQWIKNKYLPYLHKKVEDDGFIIGPYMEFKDGTVESGILDLPSPPRLSHGYCAAQNRVCLLVETHSLKPFANRVFSTKSMMEHTLEFLNENFKEIMIINNQADKNPVKNYLVEKKKFPLVLVSNGKFEKFLFKGFEWYDEYSEITGSTVRKYTNKPIEIEIPIFNQAKSAKKIFVPEAYLIPQEFENIIRVLKHHHIKLTQLQSDKIFKVERYRFKNVNFAPRPYEGRQLPSFDTVCFEENVLCPKGTYVVPTNQRALRVIVNLLEPDAPDSFVHWGFFNAFFERKEYAEAYVMEPYAKVMIDNDQSLKNEFYRRLEADEKFRNNPLERLDFFYRKSSFFDKGENVYPVMRLIDK, from the coding sequence ATGAATTACTGGTTGACGCATTTCGAAAAATCAGGTATGACTGAATCTCCTGATTATTACGCCACACTAAAATATTTCGAGAAGTTCGAAAAGAATTTTCCTTATGTTAAAATCCAGGATATTGGAACGACTCCGCAAGGTAGGAAATTAAAAGTAATAATTGTTTCAAAGGATAAAGCATTTACTCCGCACAAAGCCAGGAAGACTAAAAAAGCAATTGTCCTGATTCAGAATGGAATTCATTCCGGTGAGATTGAAGGTAAAGATGCTTGCATGCTTTTGCTTCGTGAGATTCTTGTTACAAAAGAAAAATCTAATTTGTTGGATAATCTGATTCTTTTAATAATTCCTGTATTAAATATAGATGGACACGAAAGAATAAGTCCATTCAATCGTCCGAATCAAAACGGTCCAAAGCAAATGGGTTGGCGAACAAATGCTCTGAACCTAAATCTCAATCGTGATTATCTTAAAGCTGACACTCCGGAAATCCAATCATTTCTCAAACTGTTTAATGAATGGCTCCCGGATTTTATGATTGATAATCACACAACGAATGGTGCTGATTATCAATATCATGTTACATATGGAATTGAAACTCATCAGAATATTGACCGGAGTTTAGTTCAGTGGATTAAGAATAAATATCTTCCTTATCTTCATAAAAAAGTAGAAGATGATGGATTTATAATTGGGCCTTATATGGAATTCAAAGATGGAACTGTTGAATCCGGAATACTTGATTTACCATCGCCACCAAGACTTTCGCACGGCTACTGTGCTGCTCAAAATCGTGTTTGCCTTCTGGTTGAAACTCACAGCTTGAAACCATTCGCCAATCGTGTGTTTTCTACCAAATCGATGATGGAACATACACTTGAGTTCTTGAATGAAAACTTCAAAGAGATAATGATTATAAATAATCAGGCAGATAAAAATCCTGTTAAAAATTATTTGGTTGAGAAAAAGAAGTTTCCACTTGTACTTGTAAGTAATGGTAAGTTTGAAAAATTCTTATTCAAAGGTTTTGAGTGGTATGATGAATACAGTGAAATCACAGGTTCAACAGTTCGTAAATACACGAACAAACCAATTGAAATAGAAATACCAATTTTCAATCAGGCAAAATCTGCTAAAAAAATATTTGTACCCGAAGCTTATCTTATTCCGCAGGAATTTGAAAATATTATCAGAGTTTTAAAACACCATCATATTAAATTAACTCAATTACAAAGTGATAAAATATTTAAAGTAGAGCGTTACAGATTTAAAAATGTAAATTTTGCACCGCGACCTTATGAAGGCAGACAACTTCCATCTTTCGATACTGTTTGCTTTGAAGAAAATGTTTTATGTCCAAAAGGAACTTATGTTGTTCCGACGAATCAAAGAGCTTTGCGAGTAATAGTAAATCTGCTTGAACCAGATGCACCGGATTCATTTGTTCATTGGGGATTTTTCAACGCATTCTTTGAACGAAAAGAATATGCTGAAGCTTATGTAATGGAACCTTATGCAAAAGTGATGATAGATAATGATCAATCATTGAAAAATGAATTTTACAGAAGATTAGAAGCAGATGAAAAATTCAGAAATAATCCTTTGGAAAGATTAGATTTCTTCTACAGAAAATCTTCATTCTTTGATAAAGGAGAAAATGTATATCCGGTTATGAGACTTATTGATAAATAA
- a CDS encoding ATPase — translation MLTILCVSSYEKGHDFMKEAKAQGCRVLLLTSKSLENADWPRESIDDIFYIPDKNKDWNMKDVIYGVSYLARTEKIDRIVALDDFDVERAAALREHLRIGGMGDTTARYFRDKLAMRMRAKEVGIPVPEFEHVLNYNKINDFIKRVPFPYMVKPRLLAGSYGLKKVHNEQELWDRINFLGDEQSFFLMERFVPGNIYHVDSIVYNYEVKYAVASRYGTPPFEVAHQGRVFTSKTLNPNDEKSKQVLELNKQLLKALGLKQGVSHSEYIESSEDGKFYFLETSARVGGANLSVLVEAATGINLWREWAKIEILNGEKDYQLPTPKNYFAGIITSLAKQQWPDLSVYNDPEVYWRLKKEYHAGIIVTSPDEKRRDELVEQYTQRFYNDFFATAKMGERPSD, via the coding sequence ATGCTAACAATTCTTTGCGTCTCAAGTTATGAAAAAGGTCATGACTTTATGAAAGAAGCTAAAGCTCAGGGCTGCAGAGTTTTGCTTCTTACATCCAAAAGTCTTGAGAATGCTGACTGGCCAAGAGAAAGTATAGATGATATTTTCTATATACCTGATAAAAACAAAGACTGGAACATGAAAGATGTTATTTACGGAGTTAGCTATCTGGCAAGAACAGAGAAAATTGACAGAATAGTAGCACTTGATGATTTTGATGTTGAACGAGCTGCAGCTCTCAGAGAACATTTAAGAATTGGTGGAATGGGCGATACAACTGCAAGATATTTCCGAGATAAACTTGCAATGAGAATGCGTGCTAAAGAAGTCGGAATTCCTGTTCCTGAATTTGAGCATGTTCTTAACTACAACAAAATTAATGATTTTATCAAGCGAGTACCATTTCCATATATGGTGAAACCAAGATTGCTCGCCGGTTCTTACGGATTAAAGAAAGTTCATAATGAACAGGAGCTTTGGGATAGAATAAATTTCCTTGGCGATGAACAATCATTCTTTCTGATGGAAAGATTTGTACCGGGAAATATTTATCATGTCGATTCAATTGTATATAACTACGAAGTCAAATACGCAGTTGCAAGTCGTTATGGAACTCCGCCTTTTGAAGTTGCACATCAGGGAAGAGTATTTACAAGTAAAACTTTAAATCCTAATGATGAAAAATCAAAACAAGTTCTTGAGTTGAACAAACAATTGTTGAAAGCACTCGGGCTTAAGCAGGGAGTCTCTCATTCGGAATATATTGAGTCATCTGAAGACGGGAAATTTTATTTTCTTGAAACATCAGCAAGAGTAGGCGGTGCAAATCTTTCTGTACTTGTTGAAGCTGCAACAGGGATAAATCTCTGGCGTGAATGGGCTAAAATTGAAATTCTGAATGGTGAAAAAGATTATCAGCTCCCAACACCAAAAAATTATTTCGCGGGAATAATTACTTCTTTGGCAAAACAACAATGGCCTGATTTATCTGTTTATAATGATCCCGAAGTTTACTGGAGATTGAAAAAAGAATACCACGCAGGAATTATTGTCACATCACCTGATGAAAAAAGAAGAGATGAATTGGTGGAACAATACACTCAAAGATTTTATAACGATTTCTTTGCAACAGCAAAAATGGGCGAAAGACCAAGCGATTAA